The sequence ATTATGCTAAGCGACCCCGAGCGCGACAAGCCGATCGACGACGGGTTTTTCACCCCCGCGAACGGCTGGGATATTATCTCTCAATAAGGTTTTGACGAGTTGCGCGTCAGCGTTTATTATGGCGATCGGGATAATTTTGTGGAGATTATGCTAAGCGATCCCGAACGCGACAAGCCGATCGACGACGGGTTTTTCACCCCCGCGAACGGCTGGGATATTATCTCTCAATAAGGTTTTGACGAGTTGCGCGTCAGCGTTTATTATGGCGAGTAATTTTAGCGTCCGCGTCGATCAAACGACTGGCGCGTCGCTTTTATGACGCGATAGAAACATAAAAAGCTCCCCGCGTTTTGACGCGGGGAAACCTGAAAGCAAACCAACGTTCCTTTAAGCGACCTCTTATATCCGTATAGAACTACAAGAGGCAAGCGGCTTAGTAGTTAAAGATAGCCGCCACGCGAAGCGACGTATAATCCGTATCTTTATAAGCCTTATCGCCGCCAAAGACGCTAACTAGCGTCGCGTTAAGCGAAAACCAATCGGTAAAACCGTAGCCCGCCGTTAGGTCCAGCTCGTTAATAGAGCCTTTGCCGCCTTTGCTGCCCGTATCAAATACGCCAAGCAACGCGCCGACGCTAAGCGCGTCCGCTTCGTAGCCCGCGCCGATATAGATAGTCGTCGTCTCTTGGTTAAAGAAATTGTCGCCGTCCTCAAACGGGCTAACGTTTTCGCCTACGGCGCTTAACCCGCCGGCTCCGCCGTCCTCGTCCGTAGCCGCAAAGCCGGCGTATGCGTTAATGCCTTCCGCTGGCGCTATGCCCGCCTGAATATGAAGAACGCCGCCGTCATCCATGTTTTTGGTGGATTTCTTGTCAAGTTTCGAGATGGTATAAGCCGCGCTTGCGTTAAATAGATCGTTTTCAAACGCCACTTTGCCGCCAAACCAATCCGCCACGTCTGGCACAAGATAATACCAAGGCTCGATCGCCAAACCCTCTACGGGAGCGATAATCGCCTCTACAACATAAGCCCCCTGCTTCTTGTTGCTGATGACAACAACTCCGTTTTCGTCTCTGAGTGTGAGAACGTCATCCTCAAAGCCGCCGTAGTAGCCGTCGTAATCGCTTTCGGCGTATTTACCCGTGTAGCCCGCGATAACGGTAAGCGCTTCGGCTGGTTTAACAATCCCTACAATCGCCTCGTGGTAGTCGCCTAGCCACTCTAGCGCGATCTCCTGCCGTCCCGCCACAACCGTAAGCAGATCGTTGGAGTAGGTTAGATTGGCGGTATGGAATACCGTCGAATCAAAGCGATTGGCGTCGCCCCAGTCGCCGTCTTCTTTTTCAAAGAGCTTGCGGTTGCCGCGCGCGCCAAGATTAAAGCTCAGCCCGTTATAGACGTCGCCCGAAGCAAAACCTACGTTTACCGAGCCGTTTACAAAAAGGCTCTGCTTTTCGCCGTTGTTCTGCTTCTCGGAATGATTGGTCAGATCGCCATACACAA comes from Helicobacteraceae bacterium and encodes:
- a CDS encoding Opr family porin, whose amino-acid sequence is MKNISIVVALALFGSAAFAAGETSIEGVVYGDLTNHSEKQNNGEKQSLFVNGSVNVGFASGDVYNGLSFNLGARGNRKLFEKEDGDWGDANRFDSTVFHTANLTYSNDLLTVVAGRQEIALEWLGDYHEAIVGIVKPAEALTVIAGYTGKYAESDYDGYYGGFEDDVLTLRDENGVVVISNKKQGAYVVEAIIAPVEGLAIEPWYYLVPDVADWFGGKVAFENDLFNASAAYTISKLDKKSTKNMDDGGVLHIQAGIAPAEGINAYAGFAATDEDGGAGGLSAVGENVSPFEDGDNFFNQETTTIYIGAGYEADALSVGALLGVFDTGSKGGKGSINELDLTAGYGFTDWFSLNATLVSVFGGDKAYKDTDYTSLRVAAIFNY